The proteins below are encoded in one region of Myxocyprinus asiaticus isolate MX2 ecotype Aquarium Trade chromosome 13, UBuf_Myxa_2, whole genome shotgun sequence:
- the LOC127450838 gene encoding protein PET100 homolog, mitochondrial, which yields MGVKIEVFRMMVYLSFPVAMFWISNQAEYFEEYIVKRKREIFPPDEKMHRQELEDFKVRMRNRREQKMLKQMGMESED from the exons ATGGGGGTTAAAATAGAGGTTTTTAGG ATGATGGTCTACCTGTCGTTTCCAGTGGCCATGTTTTGGATATCGAACCAAGCagaatattttgaagaatatatcGTGAAGAGAAAG AGGGAGATCTTCCCTCCTGATGAGAAAATGCAT AGGCAAGAGCTGGAGGATTTCAAGGTACGCATGAGAAACAGAAGGGAGCAGAAGATGCTGAAACAGATGGGAATGGAGTCTGAGGAttga